AGGGAGACGACGCAAGGGAGAAGGAGCCACTTCGGTCATTCCTAAATCCCGAGCAGGAAGGGGTTGAAGCTGCCGCGGCGATATTCCCCATCCTTTAAGAGAATGTCGAGCCCAAGGCTGGCGATGTCGTCCGCAACCGGATCGAGCGTCATGTCCTTCTGCTGGTAAAGGATTTTGACATAGCTTCGGCACGTGTCACAGCACTCCGCCTTGATCGTCCCGGCTCCGCCTTCGATCTCCTGATATCCGATCCCTTTGCCTGAGCTGCACAGCACACATTTCACGCGAACGACATTCCAAAGCGTTCCGCACAGGGAGCAGGAACAATAGCGCGTGCCTTCGGCTTCCATCCATCCGACCACGAGGGACGAGGTGGGCGCACCGCCGCAGCAGGGACATACGCCATCGGTAATCCGGGTGAGTTTATCCTTGTCGAGCCTCGCCGCCAGGCGGGCGAAATGAACCTGTAATCCCGCCGCCACATAGACGTGCTCCGCGATGGCATCGGCTGGGATGGAATCGGTGAGGACGCTGCGCATCATGACGCGCATCTCTTCCGCCGGGGCCGCTTTCACCCGCGCAAGAGCAGCCTGCGCCTCATTCGGCTTGGCCAGGGATACGACAGCATCGAAGAGACGGCCCAGGGTTGTGCATACGACGTCGTCCATATCGACCCGATTGCGGTCGAGTGGCGGCATGGCGAATTTGCGGGCACGGTCGAGGGCATCCGTGAATGGAAGCTGGGGCTCAGGCAAATTATCCTGAATGGCACTCTGGGCCGCCGCGATACCTGCGATGAATCGCAGGTAAGGCGCCAACTCGTTCGCCTGCGCCAAGAATTCGAGCCGCTCGCTTCGCGCCTCGAACAAGCGTCGCGGATCGGGCAGCTTGACAAATGGAGGGGCAGGGACGCGACCGATGGAAGCGGGATTGGGATCGACGGAACCTGGATGTGTCATGCAACCTCACGAACCGCACGGGTCACGTGTCATCATGCGCCTACTCGGCAGGTGTAACCGGCTTCTTCACTCTATGACGATCCGCCAACTCCTTCAACCAGAGCCGGTGATGCTTCCAGGCCCAGCCACCCGTCACCGAGCCGCGCGTCATGGCCCTGAGCGTTCCCCGCGCCCAGATCGCCGCATAAACATGGGCGATCCAGATGCAGATCAGCGCCACGGCCGTGAGCGAATGGATGAGCACCGCGACACGTTTCTGGGGAATGGTGGTCCAGTCGTAGAAATACTGATCCCAAATCGCGAGCCCGGTCAGGATCAAAGCAATGATCAGGAGCGACATGACCCAAAAATTGAACTTCTGGATCGGATTGTAGCGCCCGACCGGCGGTACCTTCTCCTCGTCGCCCTTGATCATGTCGCCGGCATGGGCGAGCCAGGCCCGATCCGCCTTCTCCGGCAGGTTGGCGCGCCAGAACCGGATGAAGAGACCCGCGAAGCTGAAAAACAGAACGACGCCAATCCAGGGATGGAGGGCCCGGGCGCTTTGTCCGCCGCCGAACAGGCCCGTCAGGAAGAAGAGGGAGGGATGGAAAAAGGCAAGGCCGGAGAGAGCAAGAAGGACGAGCGATATCGCCGTGATCCAATGATTGGCCCGCGCGCCCAGATTATAACGATCGACGACGACCGGTTTACCCGGATGGATCGCATCTTCCTTCTCGATGCTCGTCTGTGCCATCAGGTCTTCTCCTTCACGAGATCCTCGGCCTTTTCCTCATCCTCCCGCGTGACCCGATTTGGGCTGACCAGCGCCGAATGGAGAACGCCTGCCGCCGCCGCGAGCCCCATGGCGGCGAAGCCGAGATACTTGGCCATTCCCTTCCAGGCATT
This region of Microvirga mediterraneensis genomic DNA includes:
- the fdhE gene encoding formate dehydrogenase accessory protein FdhE, translating into MTHPGSVDPNPASIGRVPAPPFVKLPDPRRLFEARSERLEFLAQANELAPYLRFIAGIAAAQSAIQDNLPEPQLPFTDALDRARKFAMPPLDRNRVDMDDVVCTTLGRLFDAVVSLAKPNEAQAALARVKAAPAEEMRVMMRSVLTDSIPADAIAEHVYVAAGLQVHFARLAARLDKDKLTRITDGVCPCCGGAPTSSLVVGWMEAEGTRYCSCSLCGTLWNVVRVKCVLCSSGKGIGYQEIEGGAGTIKAECCDTCRSYVKILYQQKDMTLDPVADDIASLGLDILLKDGEYRRGSFNPFLLGI
- a CDS encoding formate dehydrogenase subunit gamma, giving the protein MAQTSIEKEDAIHPGKPVVVDRYNLGARANHWITAISLVLLALSGLAFFHPSLFFLTGLFGGGQSARALHPWIGVVLFFSFAGLFIRFWRANLPEKADRAWLAHAGDMIKGDEEKVPPVGRYNPIQKFNFWVMSLLIIALILTGLAIWDQYFYDWTTIPQKRVAVLIHSLTAVALICIWIAHVYAAIWARGTLRAMTRGSVTGGWAWKHHRLWLKELADRHRVKKPVTPAE